One Besnoitia besnoiti strain Bb-Ger1 chromosome VIII, whole genome shotgun sequence DNA segment encodes these proteins:
- a CDS encoding hypothetical protein (encoded by transcript BESB_083690), protein MALSETPGLLESLPPPHRRATACNSAAAGLDCLCVFVPPSSGDPKALERAPAFEAFAASFSSGAASSEARSASSDFPAHGEGILWSGDSCPARPEEWSNEEYAAALARLRRLVDASASAAQADDSLIGENLLNGTGGSRYGAWTCPGTPPPNRRWKHQEDGRRRETPGGLQAELEESAGALNILTQEGFRLLYSLSKCFSPPSDGGEGDSCGYSRDGLDSPSCRRDRDLQASFLELLARVCSQIATLVEALPSRLRPDGHGPTLRLLCARQQGGASDLRRRRRGFAQSEEDGDEEFSDAGVVAFFGEDGERDEGLCSAESRNGARHTHPRAFASPLVAGALASGVTVLDAARVLRSLLLCGVFFADWLVGEALRDIEEGPRGDGDSELERTGRGRGGRRFASSVRSRHKSDGLPGSVRSASSHARTRGGAVPIRAGKRKRNEQMEVDLEETSSPGAPAVFDDDEDLACLEPRDEAPSARRRGLSSGVGVQLASLLGALSEIARSRAAWRAFDSDFGGERKDEDRHRFFVLRALMRPLHVLYDEEKIKSHAQLQAVFLAEDGVGEKLRTVIKRSLVALLETIETRREAQTLARREVKKRQREEEERRKAEEKARVQEELRREMQDVSEGEDGAEAEKDAEDNEGGEGEGGDESKAKAEDEQKKESEAEDDDGEDDEEEEGQLSWRSQLNSILLQPECKALIEVLTAPTLRRRRLPSLVLRELTQQLKEQLLLSGGVDKATAAQKKSFSCAATSLECFASLLPRVWISEKATLLQLFAADAYHIRKALLECLKALLLRAHRVVDLEEEECDEGGDGGDVSQAAREGDTSETAEVAEVAEEAEEVEDEDANGRPRRERGGKTPSAAADGEEEKLLRAATHWGDDDGASAPAGPSRDARLEASAAQRLQRTRAFWSAERASLIRELLLRLDDRTPLARTWALKVLADLIGEQEALPTLFVVQSAQKAVRRLLDKSTLVRSAAIGVFSALIHLAVKQQRAGCRESPDQPFLWLLVNGEEEWDLVMQRVKQRRKERRRREERKRREAEKKRDAHSDESEVEAAQASASDEQGDAGKAADAEEPRKEEAGEEAEVMDFEDLAVQAEEALRKAVDICQELLFSRSEGDQKASLRFLIDCCLLLQLRRRRLLPALQKALRLAFSRSAVVADLLLLEFYRLFLEPKSLEEQQIILRDHFALRRALAQHEAVALALQDAAAERGRRDGKGAEEKGDKRRAREQQQSKSFALALSAITKGRGGLLGGGGPPLRPLEKLLLHTEISPTVNGVFRFGAGRLLELVEEGDMACLACIEKLFFLTLSKEGGCCEHRAALKKAADALFSIAMQPNFLLGRDATPRCALGLLRLLFQASRQTAHAASHGAAGVLSALPSEASLGTPLLRRKDEAPTRDAVAALHRLSNGQLLALQGAIVRQLKAPASGAATSARVRRLRPSPATSDGGVRFLIVAELCRILAASLPDRRTTKAAVVALEALMAHYGTADPNWFSAAQAVIDVTFAHCARPEELWSQLLSHLLGHLLRAPSSADAGAPASRPPGSSTSLSSSLLSQPSTPFASSAPVSAAAVLPAAPCRLPASLCVREPSLYQLAHLVFLAGHVALRICILLEQQQSDVKQERSEMQRRAMNRRQGKGEVESRKGEGEATCGKKFRGEQDPGADPASEPEEDDGAAAAARQGGNRSDAAMREGGTGARGDDDDGELQTVEGNMGMQTREEEEAELFTHILETQIVGAGLLGRPLKRLILVAALEPQRLLARRPSSEDRRRGGAPGDAQPRSEDALRGANGGVFTPLRKAQTPSLHPFAATPRLIAGAPRGDEEAAHGAGRQPEGASSSSSFSAFSALSPLSSLEDSPSLATLHAAAVIALCKFATISRTFCESRICKTTSVLHALISLLFSQATKTPNASAVPSAAPPTAKGPSPAGVFAQAALQTPFPTKEKEPAPSGNETTQPLKAEYETQLIPSSVFEATPLPGRRLEREEPEASQTRHTGEEATHDKKERVRLPSALRQTLLVCYADLTCRHPNVLEPYNDVVFNILVDGDARVRLAGVQVFTHLVMNGMVKPKGRLLVLMLQLLRDRDARICAAAETFFYEVERKGGHAIVNSLPELLGALAGAGDDEDASAEDADASGDSAESASEAPVQETDSDASEADEQEREEGEERGSRQKARDSDVAEGDPGETAKDKETRGVAGSAEAKKRKEQERLVTFLLQFVKHHRHSEALIEKFCQRIAALPIPKLALSEASLGRGSQSQARGSAAAPSPPLSPSRAGRGSRGDAERAASARRVYFQAISAVCLASPNLEKALRRLASSFPLLRFAVAAREEGGGEEILKDLLRRVSIKISGRWGGGASAPAGRGGDAGKAGRGDEEAATGDGDRPGSAGSPSGGAQDVALIREVVEELQKKLQAATEDATEKPPAEEAMLAEGLDELSDGEETGRNGRKATGADAGWDEARGDADEAGSVGVAPEAAAREKRPREEASRDDAGEAAPASARAGRLRCN, encoded by the exons ATGGCGCTCTCCGAAACACCTGGCCTCTTGGAGTCTCTGCCCCCTCCGCACCGTCGCGCGACTGCGTGCaactctgcggcggccggtCTCGACTGCctgtgcgtcttcgtccCGCCCTCGTCGGGCGACCCCAAGGCGCTCGAGCGGGCGCCGGCCTtcgaggccttcgcggcgtcgttctcctccggcgccgcgtcctcagaAGCCCGGTCGGCGTCTTCTGACTTCCCAGCTCACGGAGAGGGGATTCTGTGGAGCGGGGACTCGTGCCCTGCACGGCCCGAGGAATGGAGCAACGAGGAATACgcagctgcgctggcgcggctgcgacgcctcGTGGACGCGtcagcctccgcagcccAGGCAGACGACAGCCTGATCGGGGAGAATCTGCTAAACGGCACAGGTGGAAGCCGCTATGGCGCCTGGACGTGCCCTGGAACGCCCCCGCCGAATCGGAGGTGGAAACACCAAGAAGATGGCCGCAGACGGGAGACCCCGGGCGGGCTGCAGGCAGAACTGGAAGAAAGTGCCGGCGCGCTGAACATCCTGACGCAAGAGGGATTTCGTCTCCTCTACAGTCTCTCAAA GTgcttctctccgccgtccgacggaggcgagggcgactcTTGCGGCTACTCGCGCGACGGCCTTGACTCACCTTCTTgccggcgcgaccgcgatCTGCAGGCGAGCTTCTTGGAGCTGCTTGCGCGGGTCTGCTCGCAGATCGCGACCCTCGTGGAGGCGCTCCCCAGTCGGCTTCGGCCCGACGGCCATGGGCCcacgctgcggctcctctgcgcgcgccagcagggcggcgcttcggacctgcgtcgccgccgccgcggttttgcgcagagcgaagaggacggcgacgaggagttCTCAGACGCGGGCGTTGTCGCCTTCTttggcgaagacggcgagcgcgacgagggccTGTGCAGCGCCGAGTCGCGGAACGGCGCGAGACACACCCAcccccgcgccttcgcctctcccctcgTGGCCggtgccctcgcctccggcgtcaCGGTGCttgacgccgcccgcgtcctgcgatcgctgctgctctgcggcgtcttcttcgcagaCTGGCTGGTCGGCGAAGCCTTGAGGGACATCGAggaaggcccgcgaggcgacggagacagcgagctgGAGCGAACGggccgcggccgaggcggcaggcgattCGCCTCCAGCGTCCGATCGAGGCACAAAAGCGACGGCCTTCCG GgcagcgtgcgcagcgccagcagccacgcgcgcacCCGGGGGGGCGCTGTCCCGATCCGCGCAGGCAAGCGCAAGCGCAACGAGCAGATGGAAGTCGACCTGGAGGAGACGTCCTCGCCGGGCGCCCCCGCGGTCttcgacgacgacgaggacctCGCGTGCCTCGAGCCCCGCGACGAGGCCCCCTCCGCACGCCGTCGAGGCCTGagcagcggcgtcggcgtccagctcgcctcgctcctcggcGCACTGAGTGAAATCGCCCGCTCGCGCG CGGCATGGCGAGCATTTGACTCAGATTTCGGCGGTGAACGAAAGGACGAAGACCGCCACCGATTTTTCGTGCTTCGCGCGCTCATGCGCCCGCTTCACGTGCTGtacgacgaagagaagatAAAGAGCCACGCCCAGCTGCAGGCAGTCTTCCTCGCAGAAGATGGCGTGGGGGAGAAGCTGAGGACGGTGATCAAGCGCTCGCTGGTGGCGCTGCTCGAGACAAttgagacgcggcgcgaggcacagacgctggcgcgccgcgaggtgaagaagcgccagcgcgaagaggaggaacgaaggaaggcggaggaaaagGCCCGCGTGCAGGAGGAACTGCGACGCGAAATGCAAGATGTGAGtgagggagaagacggcgccgaggccgagaaagacgcggaagacaacgagggcggggagggcgagggaggcgacgagtCAAAAGCCAAGGCGGAGGATgagcagaagaaagaaagcgaggccgaagatgacgacggcgaagacgacgaagaagaggaagggcaACTCTCCTGGCGGTCGCAGCTCAACAGCATCCTCTTGCAGCCCGAGTGCAAAGCCCTCATCGAAGTCCTGACTGCGCCA AcgcttcgccggcgacgcctgccTTCACTGGTGCTGCGTGAgctgacgcagcagctgaaggagcagctgctgctgagtGGTGGAGTGGAtaaggcgacggcggcgcagaagaagagtttttcgtgcgcggcgacgagttTGGagtgcttcgcctcgctgctgccacGTGTCTGGATTAGCGAGAAAgcgacgctgctgcagctcttcgcggcggacgcctACCATATTCGCAAGGCGCTTCTCGAGTGCCTCAAGGCactgcttcttcgcgcgcacCGCGTAGTCGACCTAGAAGAAGAAGAgtgcgacgagggcggcgacggcggcgacgtctCTCAAGCCGCACGTGAGGGCGACACCTCCGAGACGGCTGAGGTGGCGGAGGTAGCAgaggaggctgaggaggTGGAGGACGAAGATGCGAacgggcggccgcgccgcgagcgaggcgggaagacgccgagcgcggctgccgacggcgaagaggagaagctccttcgagcggcgacgcactggggcgacgacgacggggcttccgcgcccgcgggaccctcccgcgacgcgcggctggaggcgtctgcggcgcagcggctgcagcgcacgcgcgccttttggagcgccgagcgcgcgtcgctgatTCGTGAGCTGCTACTCAGGCTCGACGACCGCACCCCGCTTGCGCGGACGTGGGCGCTGAAGGTTTTAGCCGACCTCATCggcgagcaggaggcgcTCCCCACGCTGTTTGTTGTCCAgagcgcgcagaaggcggtGCGACGCCTCCTCGATAAAAGCACGCTGGTGCGATCGGCGGCAatcggcgtcttctctgcgctgaTTCACCTAGCCGTGAAGCAGCAACGCGCAGGCTGCAGGGAAAGCCCCGACCAGCCCTTCCTCTGGCTGCTGGTaaacggcgaagaagagtgGGACCTCGTCATGCAACGCGTCAAGCAAAGGAGAAAAGAG aggcgccgcagagaggagaggaagagaagagaggcggagaagaaacgcgacgCGCACTCTGACGAGAGCGAGGTGGAGGCTGCtcaggcgagcgcgtcggACGAACAGGGAGACGCTGGAAAGGCAGCAGACGCTGAGGAACCCCGAAAGGAGGAAgccggagaggaggcagaagtCATGGACTTCGAAGACCTTGCTGTGCAGGCCGAAGAGGCCCTGCGCAAAGCCGTTGACAT CTGCCAGGAGTTGCTGTTTTCgcggagcgaaggcgaccaGAAGGCTTCTCTGCGGTTTTTGATCGACTGCTGCCtgttgctgcagctgcggcggcggcgtctgctgccggcgctgcagaaggcgctgcgcctggcgtTCTCTCGGAGCGCAGTTGTCGCGgatctccttcttctcgagTTTTACCGGCTTTTCTTGGAGCCGAAGAGCCTGGAGGAGCAACAGATTATCCTCCGCGACCActtcgctctgcggcgcgcactGGCGCAGCACGAGGCCGTCGCCCTGGCTCTccaggacgcggcggccgagcgcgggcgcagagacggaaaaggcgcggaggagaagggcgacaagaggcgcgcgagggagcagcagcagagcaaGAGCTTCGCGTTGGCGCTCTCGGCGATCACCAAGGGCAGGGGGGGGCTGCTGGGCGGCGGGggtccgccgctgcgcccgctggAGAAGCTGCTGCTCCACACGGAGATCAGTCCGACGGTCAacggcgtcttccgcttcggcgccggcagacTGTTGGAGCTCGTTGAGGAAGGCGACATGGCTTGTCTCGCCTGCATCGAAAAACTGTTCTTCCTCACCCTCTCCAAAGAAGGAGGCTGCTGCGAACACCGCGCCGCTCTCAAaaaagccgcagacgcccttTTCTCCATTGCTATGCAACCTA ATTTCCTTCTGGGCCGCGACGccacgccgcgctgcgcgctggggctgctgcggctgctgttCCAGGCGAGCCGGCAgacggcgcacgcggcgtcgCACGGGGCCGCTGGGGTACTttcggcgctgccgtcggaggcgtcgctgggcacgccgctgctgcggcggaaaGACGAGGCTCCGACTCGCGACgcagtcgcggcgctgcatcgGCTGTCAAACGgccagctgctggcgctgcagggCGCGATCGTGAGGCAGCtcaaggcgcccgcgagcggcgccgcgacctcggcgcgcgtgcggcgtctgcgcccaaGCCCTGCGACCTcg gacggcggcgtgcgcttcTTGATCGTCGCAGAACTCTGTAGAatcctcgccgcgtcgctgcctgaCCGGCGAACCACGAAGGCCGCGGTTGTCGCCCTCGAGGCACTCATGGCCCACTACGGGACTGCCGACCCCAACTG GTTTTCCGCCGCTCAGGCGGTGATCGACGTGACGTTTGCGCACTGCGCGCGGCCTGAGGAGCTGTGGTCGCAGCTCCTCTCTCACCTGTTGGGCCATTTGCTTCGCGCCCcgtcctctgcagacgccggggctcctgcgtcgcggccgccaggcTCCTCCActtcgctgtcgtcgtctctgctttctcAGCCGTCGAcgcccttcgcgtcctccgcgccggtctcggccgccgcagtcctgccggcggcgccctgccgGCTGCCTGCCAGTCTGTGTGTCCGCGAGCCGTCGCTCTACCAGCTCGCGCATCTAGTCTTCCTCGCGGGTCACGTGGCTCTCCGCATTTGCATCctgctggagcagcagcagtcGGACGTGAAGCAGGAGCGCTCCGagatgcagcggcgagcgatGAACCGCCGCCAGGGCAAAGGCGAAGTGGAGTCGCGcaagggcgaaggcgaggcgacgtGCGGAAAGAAAttccgcggcgagcaggaCCCCGGCGCCGACCCCGCGAGCGAGcctgaggaggacgacggcgcggccgcggccgcgcgacaaGGCGGAaaccgcagcgacgcagccaTGCGAGAAGGTGGAACgggggcgagaggcgacgacgacgacggcgagctgCAGACCGTGGAGGGCAACATGggcatgcagacgcgcgaagaggaggaagccgagcTGTTCACGCACATCCTCGAAACACAGATTGTTGGCGCCGGGCTTCTCGGCAGGCCGCTCAAGCGTCtcatcctcgtcgccgccctggagccacagcgcctcctcgcgcggcggccctcgAGCGAAgaccgacggcgaggcggcgcgcctggcgacgcgcaacctcgcagcgaggacgccctgcgcggcgccaaCGGCGGCGTGTTCACGCCTCTGCGCAAGGCCCAGACGCCGTCTCTGCATCCGttcgcagcgacgccgaggttGATTGCAGGCGCTccacgcggcgacgaagaggcggcgcacgGGGCGGGCCGCCAACCcgaaggcgcctcctcgtcttcttcgttttccgccttttctgcgctctcgccgctctcctcgctggaAGACTCGCCGAGCCTGGCgactctgcatgcggccgcgGTCATCGCCCTTTGCAAATTCGCGACCATCTCGCGAACCTTCTGCGAGTCGCGCATTTGCAAAACGACTTCGGTGCTCCACGCACTCATTTCGCTCCTCTTTAGCCAAGCGACGAAGACTCCAAATGCATCCGCAGTGccttcagcggcgccgccgaccgccAAGGgcccgtcgcccgccggcgtgttcgcgcaggccgcgttACAAACTCCCTTTCcaacgaaggagaaggagcccGCTCCGAGCGGCAACGAGACGACCCAGCCGCTCAAGGCAGAATACGAAACGCAACTCATTCCTTCCAGCGTCttcgaggcgacgccgctccCAGGTCGGCgcctggagagagaggaacccGAAGCGAGCCAGACGCGGCAcacaggcgaggaggcgactcACGACAAGAAGGAGAGAGTGCGGCTGCCCTCTGCACTGCGCCAAACGCTCTTGGTGTGCTACGCAGATCTCACCTGCCG GCATCCGAACGTGCTGGAGCCGTATAACGACGTGGTTTTTAACATTTTGGttgacggcgacgcgcgcgtgcggctcgcAGGCGTGCAAGTCTTTACTCACTTGGTGATGAACGGGATGGTGAAGCCCAAGGGGCGGCTGCTGGTGCTgatgctgcagctcctgcgcgatcgcgacgcgcgcatctgcgccgccgcggagaccttCTTCTACGAAGTCGAGCGGAAGGGCGGACACGCGATTGTGAACAGCCTGCCGGAGCTCCTCGGTGCGCTggctggcgccggcgacgacgaggatgcGAGtgccgaggacgcagacgcaagCGGAGATTCCGCAGAATCCGCCAGCGAAGCGCCCGTGCAGGAGACGgacagcgacgccagcgaggcggatgaacaggagagagaggagggagaggagagagggtcgcgacagaaggcgagggacAGCGATGTCGCCGAAGGCGACCctggagagacggcgaaggacAAGGAGACGCGTGGGGTCGCtggcagcgcggaggcgaagaagcgaaaggagCAAGAGAGACTCGTGAC ATTTCTGCTGCAGTTCGTGAAGCATCACCGGcacagcgaggcgctgaTTGAGAAGTTTTGTCAGCGTATTGCGGCGCTTCCCATCCCGAAGCTCGCGCTCTCAGAGGCGTCGCTGGGGCGGGGGAGTCAGAGTCAGGCGAGGGGctcggccgctgcgccctcgccgccgctgtcgccttcgcgcgcggggAGGGGCTCTCGGGGCGATGCAGagcgggcggcgtctgcgcgtcgggTGTATTTCCAAGCGATATCGGCCGTCTGCTTGGCGTCGCCGAATCTCGAGaaggccctccgccgcctcgcctcttcgtttccgctgctgcggttcgcagtcgccgcgcgggaagaaggcggcggcgaggagattCTCAAAGacttgctgcggcgcgtctcgatAAAAATATCGGGGCGatggggcggcggcgccagcgcgcccgccggtcgaggaggcgacgcaggcaaggcaggccgcggcgacgaggaggcggcgacgggcgacggcgacagacCGGGCAGCGCGGGAAGCCCAAGTGGCGGCGCTCAG GACGTCGCGCTGATTCGCGAGGTtgtcgaggagctgcagaagaagctgcaggcggcgacagaggaCGCCACTGAGAAG ccgccggccgaggaggcgatgcTGGCGGAGGGTCTGGACGAAttgagcgacggcgaggagaccggaCGCAACGGCCGCAAGGCGaccggcgccgacgccgggtgggacgaggcgcgcggagatgCAGACGAGGCCGGCAGCGTAGGCGTCGCAccggaggcggctgcgagggAAAAGAggccgagagaagaagcctcTCGAGACGAcgccggagaggccgcgccggcgtcggcgcgcgcaggcagactCCGCTGCAACTGA